In the genome of Candidatus Ornithobacterium hominis, the window AATACCTTTATATTCTTTTTGCACACCATTTAAAACTTCTGCAATGAACAAATTTTTGTTGAAAAAAGCATTGTCTTGCACCAGCTGTATGTAGCCAAAACTGGTTTGCGTTTCGTTATTGCTTATGGTATAAAAAGCAGTAAGATTTCCTTTAAAATCTGGCGTTCTCAATAAATAAGAAAAATCTAAAGAAGTCATCTCTGCCGCCCGAATGTCTGGTTGAAAGGTATTTGAGTATCGCCCCAAGGGAAAAGCTACTGATGCAGAAGGGGCTTTGGTGAAAAAAGCACCGTTGAGGCGCAAATAGTGGTTGCCGTTGATTCTGTACAGAATATTTAATTTTCCGCCAAAATCAGTGAAGTTTAAATCCTTGCTTTTCCCAAAGCTATTGCCGTGTGCATAGTGTTTGAATAATCCATTTCTCTGCATAGCAGTGTAAGCCATTTTCCCCATCAGATTGACATTCCAAGCAGATTTTTTATAATTCAATCCACTAAAAATCTCATAATAATGATGATTAATTTTATAATTATATTCTATGATTTCACCCTCTTTTTTCTGCAAATTTTGGTCATTTTCATTATATTTTCCGCTAAAAGAATTATCGGAAAAATCATCAAGATTTAAAGCATAAGAAGCTCCGAGCAAATCATAAACCTCTCTAAAGTTATGAGAATGAGTGTTTTTTAGTTGGAAGCCGATATTCAAGGTCGTATTTTCATTCAATTGACTTCTTAAATGAGAATACAAGCCAAAGGCATCATCTTTGTTCACATCATTGGCCAAATAGTAAGCAGCGTAGCTGTTAAGATTTAAGTTAGCTCGGTATAAATTTTCCCAATTAATTTGACTCCAATTTTCATCATTCCTCCAGCTATGAAGTTGAGAGTCATATTTTTGTTTCTCATCATCTGTTAAATTTTCTTTATTTCTTGTATTGAGGTAGTAAAAATAAGAGGGTAAATTTCTGTAATAGATGGGTGAAGGATTATTGGCTTTGTACCAATTTAATCTCGAGTATTTATTATACCCTGTTTGGTATGATAATGTTGTTTTAAGTTGATTTTTCAAATTAATGTTCCAGTGGTGAGAAAGTTGAAAAATCGGTTCAAAATTATCTTTTACTCTTTCGCTGCGTTTTACTCCGTTTTGGTAGCCCCAGTATGCATTATAATTGATGCCTTTTAAGTTATAAGCTTCGTTTGTATTGGGATTATTGCCTGCACGGCGATAAGGAGCTCCCAATATACTCAAATTAAAAAAATGATTTTTCAGCTTTTTCTCAATGCCTAAAAAATAAGCCCAAGCATCATAAAAAGTTCCAGGTATCCGCCCCTCATTAGCCCATCTTCGGGAAGCAGAAGCAGCAACCCCCCAGCCATTTTTCATCAAACCCGTGTTGTGAGTCAACATCAATCGTTGTCGGTAGCTACGGTTAGTCAAAGAATAAGAGAGTCCAGTCCCAGTCCTTAATTTTGATGGGCGAGTTTCGTAGTAAGTCAGCCCACCTAAATCGCCAAAGGCATGGTCTGTAGAGTTAATACCAAAGGCACTTTCCTCAGGATAGCGTATGATGTCATTTAATCCTCCCCAGTTTCCATAGTCAACACGGCCATGGCTTATCTTATTCATAGAAATACCGTTGAGTAAAACCGAAGAATTTTCATTATTCAAGCCTCTCGGGCGAAACCAAAAAGCCCCCCAATCATAAGCAACAGTCTGTAAAAAAACATCTTTGGTCGCACTTAAAAGAGTAGCAGGAGCTCCTGAGGTATTTTCTTCAGCATCAAATTCTTCAGAGCTTAAAGTGATGATGCCTAAATCTGAATT includes:
- a CDS encoding carboxypeptidase-like regulatory domain-containing protein gives rise to the protein MLFLWSLISFAQTKITGTVHTSAEEKPLYNAKVTLQETGEEVITDRIGYFQFMNISPGIYTLQISMEGYARYQEKIKIQAERIYELGDIYLTFNPQNSDLGIITLSSEEFDAEENTSGAPATLLSATKDVFLQTVAYDWGAFWFRPRGLNNENSSVLLNGISMNKISHGRVDYGNWGGLNDIIRYPEESAFGINSTDHAFGDLGGLTYYETRPSKLRTGTGLSYSLTNRSYRQRLMLTHNTGLMKNGWGVAASASRRWANEGRIPGTFYDAWAYFLGIEKKLKNHFFNLSILGAPYRRAGNNPNTNEAYNLKGINYNAYWGYQNGVKRSERVKDNFEPIFQLSHHWNINLKNQLKTTLSYQTGYNKYSRLNWYKANNPSPIYYRNLPSYFYYLNTRNKENLTDDEKQKYDSQLHSWRNDENWSQINWENLYRANLNLNSYAAYYLANDVNKDDAFGLYSHLRSQLNENTTLNIGFQLKNTHSHNFREVYDLLGASYALNLDDFSDNSFSGKYNENDQNLQKKEGEIIEYNYKINHHYYEIFSGLNYKKSAWNVNLMGKMAYTAMQRNGLFKHYAHGNSFGKSKDLNFTDFGGKLNILYRINGNHYLRLNGAFFTKAPSASVAFPLGRYSNTFQPDIRAAEMTSLDFSYLLRTPDFKGNLTAFYTISNNETQTSFGYIQLVQDNAFFNKNLFIAEVLNGVQKEYKGIELSLEGKISKTLAATAVASIGEYIYKNNPNLYYFSDDYASSDGYKLIGKTYLKNYKLPGTPQQAYHLGLQYRSPKYWWVGLSANYFKNQYINISPSRRTDNFTHLPNGKLYKDLQSENAEALLRKVLKQEKFSNEMMLNLNAGKTFRLGQYYMGISLSINNLLNNKNFKTSGFEQLRLGNYEAAANENYSKVFGNKYWYNQGLNYFLNVFLRF